The genomic DNA ttatttgttttcaagGGGAATTTGTGATTTGTTTAAGTTTCACATAGTAATTTGTTCGAATGCAGATAAGTAATTGCACGCGGACTTAACTAAGCGTGGGTTCAGGGTGTTGACCTTTCGATTTGTCGGTGAACTAGTGAACTATCAAGGACGGACATTGCACAAGGTTTAGTGTGTTTACAGCAGTGGTATTAGTGTAGTGTTTCGTACGCTGGAAGGAAAGTTCATCGATGAACAGTTCGGTGCCGTAGCAAGTTCTTCGATAAGGATAGAAGCAGCCATTGCAACTAACCCACGGTGATTAGGCAGGAACGGCGGTAGTGGCAATTTTTGAAGCTTTATCCGTGAAGTGTGGAACAAGCTTGCTTGCAGAGATTGATGTTGTGCCGATAGCAAGGTTCAAATTATAGAATTCAGTGTGTGGTCAACACGTGGCTTGATAGTGGTATTAGTGCGAAAGAACTAAGTACGTTAACCTTACAACGCAACGCGTCAGAGTGAACAGCTTTGAGAGTACGACAGGGTTCATCAGTGAAGGTGAAGTGTTCATCGAGAATCGTTTACAGTGTCGGTCGTAATAATACGTGTGGATTTCGCGTTCATTTCgtaatccttttttgttatcgcgaaggaagtgaaaaatatttaaaatgcctGCAGGGGACAAGCAACAGAAACAAttacagcagctgcagcgcttATATCGCGATAGTTTGCGTAGCATTGACATTTACGAAGAGTTTGTGAACAATTACGATCCAGCCAGAGATAGTGACCAGGTCCCAGTGCAATTAGAACAGTTAGAGGAagtgaaaaatgcatttacaGATGCTCGAGCACAGTTACTCATCGAAGAGTCAAGCGTCGAAGACGAAATGTGGAATGATCAAAGGACATTCATGACAAAATATATGAAGGTGAAGGGTTTTTTGTGCGCACAACAACGAGTAGATGCAACAAATCTTGTGGCTAGCAGTACGTTTCAAACATCAGTGACGCATACACCATTACGACTTCCCGAAATCAATCTGCCTTCATTCGACGGCGATGCAACGAAATGGCTCACTTTTAAAGATCGTTTTACCTCTATGGTTCATGAAGTGATAGAACTCCCAGATGTAACAAAACTGCAGTATCTGTTGACGGCGTTGAAGGGAAGTGCAGCAACACCATACGATCATACGCAGTTAGTAGCAGAAAACTACGAGTCAACATGGAAATCATTGCTACAGCGTTTTGATGATTCTAAGAGAATAAAACGAGAATATTTCAAGGCACTTTACCAACTGGAGTCTATGAACGGGTCAAGCGCTGAGGAGTTGGCACGTCTTGTAAATGAGACCAGGCGGCTGGTACGAGGGATGGAGAGGTTGAATGAGCCGGTAAATCAATGGGACACTCCGCTTACAAGTTTGATTCTCTACAAGCTAGATTCTGCTTCTTTGATGGCCTGGGAACAATATTCTGCCGATCATGAGGCAGACACGTATAAACGTATGATTGAGTTCTGCGAGAAACGAGTGAAAATACTAAGTagctgcaccacacacacaacgaacgCTGTAGACACAAGGCCGGCAAGGGTGGTCGGCAGTTCATCACCACGTAGTTATGCAGCAGCGCgtcagaagaaagaaagtgcGACCTTTTTAGCATGTGCAGCACAAACTCCCAAGGCAGCCTCTAATACCTGTCCGGTCTGTAAGGCTGATCATAATGTGGCGAAGTGCACCTCATTCAGAAGCATGGACTTGTCCCAAAGGCAGACGGTTGCGAAGGAAGCTAGGTTATGCTTCAGCTGCTTAAGAAGAGGACATTCTATACGATTTTGCAGAATGCATGGCAGATGTTTAAACTGCAATGGAAGGCATAACACTTTATTGTGTATCAAGCAGGGAGAGTTTCCAGTATCAACAAGCTCAGAGACATCAGCGCTGCCAATTAGTGCGACACTTCAGGACAAGGTAGAGAAGCCACAAAAAACCGTCTGGTTGTCAACAGCTCTTATTTTGGTAGAAGGGGTTAATGGTTCTACGATTCCTGCACGAGCCCTCCTGGACATGGGAGCCCAGTCTAACTTTATGTCCGAAAGATTGGTTCAGCAGCTAAAACTAAAGAAGGAACGAGTTCACAAGCCGCTGTCAGGAGTGGGAACCGTTGCATTGACCGCGAACAATTTGGTTTCGACAACTGTCAAATCTAGAACAACCACATTTGTTAAGAGGCTGGAGTTTTTAGTACTGGCAAGGGTAACAGCTAACTTCCCATCGAGATACGTGAAAGTCGAAGGCTGGAATGTTCCATCAGGATTGGAATTGGCAGATCCATCATTCTACCAGCCTGGATCAATAGATCTTTTATTGGGGGCGGAAGTGTTTGCCGATATGTTGAAGCAAGGTCAGATCAAACTCGCGCCCCACTTACCCAAGCTACTCGAAACTCATCTTGGATGGATAGTTAGTGGCACTGTGTTTGAGCATCCTAAAGGAAGTATTGATGAAGCCCATATTGCGTGCTGTGCTGTTGAAGACGATAGTTTTGATACGGCAATGAAGCGATTGGTGATGCTGGAAGACCTTCCAACAGAAAGAATTCGCTCAAAGGAAGAGGAACAATGCGAGCGCAGCTACCAAGAAACAACATACCAGAACGAGGAAGGCAGATACGTGGTTCAGCTGCTCAAACGGTTCGATTGGAAGACACTTGGAGAATCCAAAGAAACTGCACTGAAAAGGTTCATGGCTATGGAAAGGCGAAGAAAATCGGACTGCAGGCTCGACGACGCTTACAAAGCCTTTATGAAAGAGTACCTTGATCTTAAACACATGTCATATTTGGGTACGTATGCAGAAATCGATACAAATAACTTAagaccttctttctttcttccacatcatgcGGTTTGGAAAAcggacagcaccaccactaaATGCAGAGTTGTATTCGACGCATCATGTAAAACAACTTCTGGTCGGTCCCTGAATGATGTGCTATTAACCGGTCCGCAACTACAAGACGACGTTGTATCGATACAGCTGCGATTTCGGATGAAACTAGTAGCTGTAGTGGCagatgtggaaaaaatgtatcgtcAGATACTCGTGAAGGACTGCGATAAGGCATTGCAACGAATTTTGTGGCGCAGCGATGCTAATGAGCCGATAGCAGTGTACGAGTTGAACACGGTCACATACGGCACGGCCTGTGCTCCGTTCTTAGCCATCCGAACCCTGCAGCGAATCTTTGATGATCATGGCACCAAGTTTCCGAAGGCAATGGCATGCAAGGCAGATTTTTACGTCGATGATTTGCTGTCCGGTGCAACGACAACACGTGATGCACAAGAAATGGCCGAGCAGTTAAATAAGTTACTTTCGTGCGGAGGATTCAGTTTAAGAAAGTGGGCATCCAATTGCCCAGAAGCGCTGAAAGATATTCCGGAAGATCAAAGAGCAACCAACCCACAGCATGAATTGGCAGCCGAGACCAGCTCTATTTCGACGCTTGGATTATTGTGGACACCTGAATCGGATATTTTACAAGTCCAGGTTAAGCTACCGATACAGGAGAGCAAATGCACGAAACGACAGGTGCTAGCATGTATTGCACGTATCTACGATCCACTCGGCTTCATAGATCCGGTTAAGATGAAGGCCAAGCTTTTTATGCAGCAAATTTGGATGTTGAAGGGAACAGATAAGCGCGCTTGGCCATGGGATGAAGAACTCCCGGAACAGTTGGCTCGAGATTGGATGTCATTTTTTATGCAGCTACATCTCTTGGAAAAGGTACGCATTCCACGGGTAGTTATTCAGAGTGATACGTTATCGATGCAGTATCACCTGTTCTGCGATGCATCAGAGAAAGGCTACGGTGCGTGCTGCTACGTTCGAAGTGTCTCGACCAGAGGAGAGGTGTTAGTTCGACTGATGATTTCAAAATCCAAGGTGACACCGTTATCTCAGAGGATGACCATTGCACGTTTGGAGCTCTGTGGCGCGTTACTGGCAAGCAGATTGTACGAGCAAGTAAAACAGGCAATTGGCCGCGATGAGCCTACATTCCTGTGGACCGATTCGATGACCACTTGGCATTGGATTCATTCCCCTCCAAGTCGGTGGAAGACATTTGTTGCGAATCGGGTTTCGAAGATTCAAAACCTTACGGAAGGAGCCAGCTGGAGACATGTGCCTGGAGTGGTGAATCCAGCCGATGTGGTGTCTAGAGGCTGCGATCCTGCAACGTTTATGGAGTCAACATCATGGTGGTCGGGGCCAGAATGGTTGGCATCGACAGAAGAAAATTGGCCAACAGTACCGGAGTCTAAGACTCTGGAGACGGGTGAAGAACGTTCCAACGAGTTAATACTTTCTTCACTGGATGAAGAAGGATTTATTGACCATTTGTTCACCCGTTACGGATCATACTCAAAACTTCGCATGGTAGTTGGGTACTGTTTGCGGTTTATACATGCTTTGCGAATGAGAGTAAGCAGCTCAAAGGTCCAGCCTAAGTTTGGTGAGGGCCTTTCAACGGCAGAACGGCAGCAGGCAGAATGGGTATTGTGTCGATTGGCTCAACGTAACTCGTTTAATAGAGAATGGAAGGATTTAAACGCCAAGAAACCAGTTCATCGAGCGTCACATCTTCGAGGGTACCAACCATTCATCGACAGCAATGGTTTAATTCGGATAAACGGCAGATTGCAACATGCATCTCTATCACCTGATGCCAAACAGCCCATAGTGATACCGAAAAAACACCCGTTGGCAATCCTGTTAGCTGAGTACTACCACCGGAAAAACCTGCATGCTGGTCCACAGATGATGCTTACCAGAATAAGGCAACGATTTTGGCTGTTGGATGGACGATCGGTGGTGAGAAAGGTATTTCATCAATGCGTGCGCTGTTTCAGATGCAAACCTAAGGCAGTCACTCAACCGATGGCGAGTCTTCCGAAAAACAGAGTGACTGAGGCGAGACCGTTCTCTGTAGCTGGCGTCGATTATTGCGGTCCTGTTTGGGTGAAGGCACAATCGCGGAGGGCCGCCCCTATAAAGGCTTTCGTTGcagtatttgtgtgttttattacgCGTGCCGTCCACATCGAGCTCGTGTCGGATTTGAGTACACCAGCGTTCCTAGCTGCATTAAGGCGATTCGTATCGAGAAGAGGCTTGGTATCGGAGTTATACTCTGACAACGGTACGAACTTCAGGGGAGCTGCGAACGAGCTACACCGCCTATACGAGCTGCTCAATTCTCCTGATGACCGAAGGGAGATCTCATCTTGGTGTGCCGAGAACCAGATATCGTGGAAGTTCATCCCACCCCGGACTCCACATTTTGGCGGATTGTGGGAGGCTGCAGTGCGTTCTATGAAGCACCATTTGATTCGCGTCATCGGAAATGCGTCAATGTCTTATGAAGACATGACAACGTTGCTATCGGAAGTAGAAGCATGCCTTAACTCAAGACCTCTAACGATTCTTTCTAATCATCCCACAGATCCAGAAGTACTCACCCCTGGACACTTCCTAACTGGCTCGCACCTCCAGCATGTCGTAGAGGTTGATTTGAAGGATGTACCAGAAAACCGTGTGAACCATTGGCGCCTCGTTCAAAAACGACTACGACAACACTTCTGGGAAAGGTGGCGTTTAGAATATATGCAACAATTGAATGGGAAACACAAATGGGATTGCATTGCGACAAAAATTGTGCCAGGAACAGTAGTATTGTTAAGAGAGGATAATGTAGCACCTATGCAATGGCCATTGGCGATAATAACAGAGGTTTACCCTGGTAGTGACGGCATAGTAAGAGTGGTAAAAGTACGTACGGCTCAAGGCAATGAGATTAAAAGACCAACTGTGAGAATCTGTATTATACCGAATCAAGAACGACAAATGGCACACGATGGAAGTTAGATTAAAGTTTGTACATAGCATGTTCTAAGGTTAGGAATAAACGCATGAAGCTAGCAATTATTTCACGAAAAGGATTACAAGCATGCGAGgtaaaattaatgaattttAGGTGGTCGGCATgtttacgcctaaatgcatGCGATTTTGTTGTATGCCATAATACGTGTTTGTGAACGGTTGTAACAGTATTAGTGTAGGCATAAGATAGGATAGGATTaagaaatattgtaaatatagaTAGAACCCAAAACGCATTCGACCAGGGCAGACGTCCCCCCTTGAACAGCACAACGAACCATCCGAACACACATCGAAACAatacttaatttttttaacttcatTACATCCAGAATGCTGTAAACCACTGTTCCATTCAGCCATTTTCAATCGAAACATGGCGAATCCAGCCTACCTAATGCGCTTTAGTCGTTATGCTCACTAAAATAAATACTGCAGTAAGCAGCTTTGGGCATcccaacaaaacaacgaacgaacgtatgaaacaaaactacaaagaaaaccaaaatcgATGTGCTCTCGGCAGCTTCGGGCAGCATCCGCACTCCCCCCCAAAAGCCACCGTTTCCGCCGGGCTTTCTACTTAGGGCTATTTTATGggcaaacaagaaacaaaaaccacataCATCGCATTAAATCTCCATCGACGGTGAGATGGATGCTCGTGTAAATATAAGCCAAACCGGGCGTGCGGCTCGTGCCTACCCGCCCTAAGGGTCCGTATAGGTAGGCCGAATGCACTCAGCCCGGCCCGGTCCCGACCCTCGTCCCCGAATACCGGCGCCCTCCCCCCCGATTCGGCTGAATACTATGATTGATTGTTTCGATGATTGATATCTCTTGCTCGGCAGGAAAGGGAAAGACAGCTTCACACAGTGGGCCCGGGCCTAACGGCTCCCGGCAGTATCGGCTCCCGGGGCTCGCCCCATCATAAGGATCGATTTCGGCCTTCGGTGCTGCAGCTGAGATCGGTTGTTTTGGTGCTGGTTTTTCGTTTCATTCTACTCTTGCCCACCAAACCGAAGGCAGTCTTCATCTTTTGCCCGTAAATGAAATGTTGTGCCCTGCTGATTCGTGTAAAAAAAAGCGTGTTGGGGGCATGGGCCGTTTTAAGTCATCAAACCATCTGCGATGCTGCCGAGATGATATGggatgtatgtttttttttgtcgaacaCGGTAAACTGTCAACCCATGGTAAACTGGATGGTTCTTGAGAAATCTGTTTTGGGGATGAGCGAAATTGGAGTCATGAGTCGCGTGTTTTCCTTGTATTATGGAAATTATGGTTTTATCGTTTGAAGGGACAATTGCGTGAGAGATAAGCCATAAATTTATGGCATAACGTAAGTATATCTCAACTATTCCGGGAAACTGATCACTGTGCGCTACGATAAAGAAGTTGAACTACTTAAGTCTTAAGTTGTGAAGAGCGAATTTACGATGCTGCTCAAACAATCAAGAGTCACTCCAGACAACTATCAATATTATGAATCCTAGAGACTTGACTTAGCAAAGCATCGTTTACACATCCCTGCGAAACTATTGTTGATCGTCGATTCTGATGTGCAATAAGACCTTGATTATTGCAGAGACAGGAACGATAAATGGTTCGTAAGGGACTTTGATAGTAGGACGACCATGGAATCTTTCAATCTCCATATCTGGACATCGCATACTTGAGCTCAGTTTTGATCAGGACTTGCTCAGTTTATGTACTTTAACGATTTCTTTATATCTCTAAGTCCTCATgatttttccccccaaaaacagTAGTTGATGTTCTTTCAAATCATTTAAGGTAAATAAAACCCTAACGTTCCAAAAGCACCAGATTATTAAAAACAGCCTTAAAGCATCTTTCATCCACTTTCGGCACGTACCGAACGCTCGCTCTGCCTGTTTTTCTGTATCAACATCGGCAATTCACATTAAAAATACAAGCCATGTGCAAAGCAGAGCGGCCAAAGATAATTCAAACTGGCCCTGATTTTCAATGACCCTAAAGGGAATGATTCCGATGTTCCGAGTGAGCAAAAAATGTGGGACAAAATAACACAATGAAGGATCACAAGAAAAactggtggaaaaaaaacacaaacacaacgaaACTCAGTTGGTCCCTTGTACGTACGCaaaaatttataaactttcAATGTCCCataaccgtgttgatcgtggGCTCGCGGGACACATATTGTCAGTGCGCCATCGAGTTGGTGCAGAAGTTCGCATTAAAGCGAGTTCACGCACGTGCCAGGCCGGAAGGACTTAGCAGGCTAGCGGTGGACTTGGTCCAGATCCAACCAACCAGAAATATGAAAGCAACTACCAGGAAACGGATCTTATAAATAAATTGGTCCGTACTTGCTAGTTTCGTTTACATTTATTCTTTAAACAGTGAGtctctaaaaaaaaaagatcgccACTCTATTACTTCATCCTCACCTTTTAAGGGCGCAAAAGGTTCACCGTTGTTTTTGACATGCTCCAGAGCATCAGTCTAAGTACCTTTCCCGCTTTTTTATGGGGcatttcggatttttttttcctggaagtCTCTTCACGTGGTCCTATCAACCCTCGGTCCTGTCATCAATTATTCTCACTCGGTAAATTATACGGGATGGGgagtctttttttctcttcatctTACCACGGCCGGAAGCCATACTGAAACCCGCGTCCCGAGCGCGGAAAAGCATCGGGGGGACTTTCACTGCCGGTCGGGAAAACTTTCATTGAAGTGATTTTTCTTAACCCCTtcagtgagtgtgtgcgcgtgtgtgtgtgttctagcGAGAAGCAATTCCAATTCGGCTCCCATTTTCTTAACCATCCAACGCATCATGACATTAAGGAAGCAGAGGCCGACCCGGTTGAGTTTGCTTAAACCAACTTCATCCCATCGGTCTCCGGATCTCACGCCCCACCGACCGGCAACTGTCTGGAGCAGACCCCCGTCGGTCTGTTCGGATTCATTTCTTGGTTTGTTTAGtgagaatgaaaaataaacattcaatCTCGAGTGTATCGTGCTCCGAAAATGAACTTGTAAGCTAAGCATTTCCCCAATCGctccgaaaaagaaaaccccccggaTGGGGTGAGTCGAGATCCTTGCTAGATGGCACGGGGACTGAAATCTCTTCGTGTCTTAACAGGGTACAGCTTGGGTTCAGATGGCTGCTAAGAAAGCTGGAACTAAGAGCCGCTGTATCCCGATTGTTGATTCGGTCTTTCTGTCACTTTTGACCCAGCATCCAATCCCCCCGGGTTTCCATTACGCTTTACCCTCACAATAGTTGCCAGTAGTTTTATGGATTGGAAGCTCTTGTTGCGTCCACTTCCCGGAACTAACTTTGAATGAACCAAAGCTTAATTAACTGCAGAATTTAAGGCTTTGTTGCAGGATTTAAATACAAGTGTAACTGAGTTCTTGGTAATTTGGAGAAGTAGAAAACATGATCAGAATAGCTGAAgttattttgtaaaaaataacATAATATTCGATTTTCACAATAAAACAAGGGACAGCACGATTAGACCGATTCGGGTAAGAGTAATTCCGAAGTACAAAGTAACTCGATTAGGACCCTTTGTCACGGACACTCCCTACGGGCTTACGGGTGTACTAGCACACCCAACCCGGTACTGAGCGATCCATTAACTCATCAAAATACCTCGTGGTGAGTGACAGAGTAATGCATCCACCTGGTGACACGTGCAACGTATCATAATTTATGACACTGTCAGTTGGCTACACCAAACGATTGTTACTCAATGTATAGAAGCTCCACGTACACGGTGCTCCAACCAATTTCCAtggtcatttttttatttatccatAAAGCgtagagggttttttttaaactccaCTTTCGACTAACTCTTTTCACCGTTTTAACGCGCTCCGTTGTTCTCGGTAGTCTTTAATGTCTGTTTGCGCCCTTCAATTACACGCCAGCTCTCACGCACGCAGCTGTTTCGACGCGAAGCAAATTTTCACAATTATTGCACGCTTTTCCC from Anopheles stephensi strain Indian chromosome 2, UCI_ANSTEP_V1.0, whole genome shotgun sequence includes the following:
- the LOC118507990 gene encoding uncharacterized protein LOC118507990 — translated: MPAGDKQQKQLQQLQRLYRDSLRSIDIYEEFVNNYDPARDSDQVPVQLEQLEEVKNAFTDARAQLLIEESSVEDEMWNDQRTFMTKYMKVKGFLCAQQRVDATNLVASSTFQTSVTHTPLRLPEINLPSFDGDATKWLTFKDRFTSMVHEVIELPDVTKLQYLLTALKGSAATPYDHTQLVAENYESTWKSLLQRFDDSKRIKREYFKALYQLESMNGSSAEELARLVNETRRLVRGMERLNEPVNQWDTPLTSLILYKLDSASLMAWEQYSADHEADTYKRMIEFCEKRVKILSSCTTHTTNAVDTRPARVVGSSSPRSYAAARQKKESATFLACAAQTPKAASNTCPVCKADHNVAKCTSFRSMDLSQRQTVAKEARLCFSCLRRGHSIRFCRMHGRCLNCNGRHNTLLCIKQGEFPVSTSSETSALPISATLQDKVEKPQKTVWLSTALILVEGVNGSTIPARALLDMGAQSNFMSERLVQQLKLKKERVHKPLSGVGTVALTANNLVSTTVKSRTTTFVKRLEFLVLARVTANFPSRYVKVEGWNVPSGLELADPSFYQPGSIDLLLGAEVFADMLKQGQIKLAPHLPKLLETHLGWIVSGTVFEHPKGSIDEAHIACCAVEDDSFDTAMKRLVMLEDLPTERIRSKEEEQCERSYQETTYQNEEGRYVVQLLKRFDWKTLGESKETALKRFMAMERRRKSDCRLDDAYKAFMKEYLDLKHMSYLGTYAEIDTNNLRPSFFLPHHAVWKTDSTTTKCRVVFDASCKTTSGRSLNDVLLTGPQLQDDVVSIQLRFRMKLVAVVADVEKMYRQILVKDCDKALQRILWRSDANEPIAVYELNTVTYGTACAPFLAIRTLQRIFDDHGTKFPKAMACKADFYVDDLLSGATTTRDAQEMAEQLNKLLSCGGFSLRKWASNCPEALKDIPEDQRATNPQHELAAETSSISTLGLLWTPESDILQVQVKLPIQESKCTKRQVLACIARIYDPLGFIDPVKMKAKLFMQQIWMLKGTDKRAWPWDEELPEQLARDWMSFFMQLHLLEKVRIPRVVIQSDTLSMQYHLFCDASEKGYGACCYVRSVSTRGEVLVRLMISKSKVTPLSQRMTIARLELCGALLASRLYEQVKQAIGRDEPTFLWTDSMTTWHWIHSPPSRWKTFVANRVSKIQNLTEGASWRHVPGVVNPADVVSRGCDPATFMESTSWWSGPEWLASTEENWPTVPESKTLETGEERSNELILSSLDEEGFIDHLFTRYGSYSKLRMVVGYCLRFIHALRMRVSSSKVQPKFGEGLSTAERQQAEWVLCRLAQRNSFNREWKDLNAKKPVHRASHLRGYQPFIDSNGLIRINGRLQHASLSPDAKQPIVIPKKHPLAILLAEYYHRKNLHAGPQMMLTRIRQRFWLLDGRSVVRKVFHQCVRCFRCKPKAVTQPMASLPKNRVTEARPFSVAGVDYCGPVWVKAQSRRAAPIKAFVAVFVCFITRAVHIELVSDLSTPAFLAALRRFVSRRGLVSELYSDNGTNFRGAANELHRLYELLNSPDDRREISSWCAENQISWKFIPPRTPHFGGLWEAAVRSMKHHLIRVIGNASMSYEDMTTLLSEVEACLNSRPLTILSNHPTDPEVLTPGHFLTGSHLQHVVEVDLKDVPENRVNHWRLVQKRLRQHFWERWRLEYMQQLNGKHKWDCIATKIVPGTVVLLREDNVAPMQWPLAIITEVYPGSDGIVRVVKVRTAQGNEIKRPTVRICIIPNQERQMAHDGS